From Cervus canadensis isolate Bull #8, Minnesota chromosome 28, ASM1932006v1, whole genome shotgun sequence, one genomic window encodes:
- the H1-5 gene encoding histone H1.5 codes for MSETAPAETAVPAPVEKSPAKKKATKKAASGGAAKRKATGPPVSELITKAVAASKERNGLSLAALKKALAAGGYDVEKNNSRIKLGLKSLVSKGTLVQTKGTGASGSFKLNKKAATGEAKPKAKKAGAAKAKKPAGATPKKPKKAAGAKKAVKKTPKKAKKPAASGVKKVAKSPKKAKTAAKPKKAAKSPAKPKAVKPKAAKPKTSKPKAAKPKAAKAKKAAPKKK; via the coding sequence TGGAAAAATCTCCTGCCAAGAAGAAAGCAACCAAGAAGGCCGCGAGCGGTGGGGCGGCGAAGCGCAAGGCTACCGGGCCCCCAGTTTCCGAGCTGATCACTAAGGCTGTCGCTGCCTCCAAAGAGCGCAATGGCCTTTCTTTGGCTGCGCTCAAGAAGGCGCTGGCAGCCGGCGGCTACGATGTGGAGAAGAACAATAGCCGCATCAAGCTGGGTCTCAAGAGCCTGGTGAGCAAGGGTACTTTGGTGCAGACCAAGGGCACCGGGGCTTCCGGCTCTTTCAAGCTCAACAAGAAGgcggccaccggggaagccaagcCCAAGGCGAAGAAGGCGGGGGCTGCTAAAGCCAAGAAACCAGCAGGGGCAACTCCTAAGAAGCCCAAGAAGGCTGCGGGAGCGAAGAAAGCCGTTAAGAAAACGCCTAAGAAGGCGAAAAAGCCAGCGGCTTCTGGCGTCAAAAAAGTGGCCAAGAGCCCCAAGAAGGCCAAAACTGCGGCAAAGCCAAAGAAGGCTGCTAAGAGCCCCGCGAAGCCCAAGGCAGTTAAGCCAAAGGCGGCGAAACCTAAAACCTCCAAGCCTAAGGCAGCAAAACCCAAAGCTGCAAAGGCGAAGAAGGCGGCTCCTAAGAAGAAGTAG
- the LOC122429327 gene encoding histone H2A type 1, whose translation MSGRGKQGGKARAKAKTRSSRAGLQFPVGRVHRLLRKGNYAERVGAGAPVYLAAVLEYLTAEILELAGNAARDNKKTRIIPRHLQLAIRNDEELNKLLGKVTIAQGGVLPNIQAVLLPKKTESHHKAKGK comes from the coding sequence ATGTCTGGACGTGGTAAGCAGGGCGGCAAAGCTCGCGCCAAAGCCAAGACCCGCTCTTCGCGGGCCGGGCTCCAGTTCCCCGTGGGCCGAGTGCACCGGCTGCTCCGCAAAGGCAACTATGCCGAGCGGGTCGGGGCCGGGGCCCCGGTGTACCTGGCGGCGGTGCTGGAGTACCTGACAGCCGAGATCCTGGAGCTGGCGGGCAACGCGGCCCGTGACAACAAGAAGACGCGCATCATCCCGCGCCACCTGCAGCTGGCCATCCGCAACGACGAGGAGCTCAACAAGCTGCTGGGCAAAGTCACCATCGCTCAGGGCGGTGTCCTGCCCAACATCCAGGCGGTGCTGCTGCCCAAGAAGACTGAGAGCCACCACAAGGCTAAAGGCAAGTAA
- the LOC122429331 gene encoding histone H2B type 1-C/E/F/G/I produces the protein MPEPAKSAPAPKKGSKKAVTKAQKKDGKKRKRSRKESYSVYVYKVLKQVHPDTGISSKAMGIMNSFVNDIFERIAGEASRLAHYNKRSTITSREIQTAVRLLLPGELAKHAVSEGTKAVTKYTSSK, from the coding sequence ATGCCTGAGCCAGCCAAGTCCGCACCGGCCCCGAAGAAGGGCTCCAAGAAGGCGGTGACCAAGGCGCAGAAGAAGGACGGCAAGAAGCGCAAGCGCAGCCGCAAGGAGAGCTACTCCGTGTACGTGTACAAGGTGCTGAAGCAGGTCCACCCGGACACCGGCATCTCGTCCAAGGCCATGGGCATCATGAACTCCTTCGTCAACGACATCTTCGAGCGCATCGCGGGCGAGGCATCGCGTCTGGCGCATTACAACAAGCGCTCAACCATCACATCCAGGGAGATCCAGACGGCCGTGCGTCTGCTGCTGCCCGGGGAGCTGGCCAAACACGCGGTGTCTGAGGGCACCAAGGCTGTTACCAAGTACACCAGCTCCAAGTGA
- the LOC122429330 gene encoding histone H2B type 1-N translates to MPEPSKSAPAPKKGSKKAVTKAQKKDGKKRKRSRKESYSVYVYKVLKQVHPDTGISSKAMGIMNSFVNDIFERIAGEASRLAHYNKRSTITSREIQTAVRLLLPGELAKHAVSEGTKAVTKYTSSK, encoded by the coding sequence ATGCCTGAACCCTCTAAGTCCGCTCCGGCCCCGAAGAAGGGCTCCAAGAAGGCGGTGACCAAGGCGCAGAAGAAGGACGGCAAGAAGCGCAAGCGCAGCCGCAAGGAGAGCTACTCCGTGTACGTGTACAAGGTGCTGAAGCAGGTCCACCCGGACACCGGCATCTCGTCCAAGGCCATGGGCATCATGAACTCCTTCGTGAACGACATCTTTGAGCGCATCGCCGGCGAGGCATCGCGTCTGGCGCATTACAACAAGCGCTCGACCATCACATCCAGGGAGATCCAGACGGCCGTGCGCCTGCTGCTGCCCGGGGAGCTGGCCAAACACGCGGTGTCTGAGGGCACCAAGGCCGTCACCAAATACACCAGCTCCAAGTGA
- the LOC122429328 gene encoding histone H2A type 1-D, with product MSGRGKQGGKARAKAKTRSSRAGLQFPVGRVHRLLRKGNYSERVGAGAPVYLAAVLEYLTAEILELAGNAARDNKKTRIIPRHLQLAIRNDEELNKLLGKVTIAQGGVLPNIQAVLLPKKTESHHKAKGK from the coding sequence ATGTCTGGTCGTGGCAAGCAAGGAGGCAAGGCTCGTGCAAAGGCCAAGACCCGCTCCTCGCGGGCCGGGCTCCAGTTCCCCGTGGGCCGAGTGCACCGGTTGCTCCGCAAGGGGAATTACTCCGAGCGGGTCGGGGCCGGCGCCCCGGTGTATCTGGCTGCGGTGCTGGAATACCTGACGGCCGAGATCCTGGAGCTGGCGGGCAACGCGGCCCGGGACAACAAGAAGACGCGCATCATCCCGCGCCACCTGCAGCTGGCCATCCGCAACGACGAGGAGCTCAACAAGCTGCTGGGCAAAGTCACCATCGCTCAGGGTGGTGTCCTGCCCAATATCCAGGCGGTGCTGCTGCCGAAGAAGACTGAGAGCCATCACAAGGCCAAGGGCAAGTAG
- the LOC122430017 gene encoding histone H4 encodes MSGRGKGGKGLGKGGAKRHRKVLRDNIQGITKPAIRRLARRGGVKRISGLIYEETRGVLKVFLENVIRDAVTYTEHAKRKTVTAMDVVYALKRQGRTLYGFGG; translated from the coding sequence ATGTCTGGTCGCGGCAAAGGCGGGAAGGGTCTGGGTAAGGGAGGCGCCAAGCGCCACCGCAAAGTCCTTCGTGATAACATCCAGGGCATTACCAAGCCTGCCATTCGGCGCCTGGCTCGTCGCGGTGGTGTGAAGCGCATCTCTGGGCTCATCTACGAAGAGACTCGCGGGGTGCTGAAGGTGTTCCTGGAGAACGTGATCCGGGACGCGGTCACCTACACCGAGCACGCCAAGCGCAAGACTGTCACCGCCATGGACGTGGTCTACGCGCTCAAGCGCCAGGGACGCACCCTCTACGGCTTCGGCGGctga